In Amphiprion ocellaris isolate individual 3 ecotype Okinawa chromosome 5, ASM2253959v1, whole genome shotgun sequence, the genomic stretch GTCTGTGCAAAGTTGTGAGCAGCTGCATGAGGGAGGCTAGTTTGGGGTCTTGTTCGAAGCTGAGCACCTGCATGCTGCCTGTTCAAGACAATGTTAAACTTATTTACTTTTCATCATTATACCTGGACTTATAAAATCACTTAATTTGAATCCAATGTTTTTTAGGGTCCAAAGGCCACAAGAAGAGATGAAAGGTTATCTGCTTACCTGAGCTGCTGAGCTGAGACTGGATGGACAGTCCTCTGATAACCCATTCTCCTGCCAAGAAAATCTGTCCAAATCACTGTGTATTTATAGTTATCCTCAGACTATAGATTGATCTAGTCAATATCTACCTCTCGGGGTTCTTCAAAGCAGTGTGGAGCTGCAAGTCAGTGGCAGATGGAGGCTCTGTCAGCTGTAGTTTCCGCAGTCTGTCAGAAGAGGGCAGAGCTTGTCCTGCTGAGAGGTTGACATGGGGAATGTGTTGTGGTTTCCCTGAATTTCCTGTGTTTACAGAGCTGTCAGGACAAGTTGTAACAGGACTATGAAATGACAAATGTCTGACAGGGGGGAAGAGGGGACGACCAATGTCCACAGGAGGCAAAGGATGTGGTTGAGTGCGGCTTGACCTGTAGATGAACGGAGGACTCCGGGGAAACAGAAAGTCCTGGGGGCCAAGAAAACAATGACATATATAGGAGGAAATGTATGAAGAAGTAGAAGACAAAGCAAAAACGAGCTGTTAGAGACAGTGTGCactagtttttttctttacctgtACTGAATGCAGTATCTTGTAAAGAAAGTCACATTTAATATGACGTATACTTGTTTCACAGACAACAAATTCTAATGATGAAtgaattttgctttgttttttattcttctaaCTAACTAAACATTGCAGGAGATGATTCCTCTCAAATTTCTCTCTCACTACCTCTGTCTTGTGCAACAAAATAGGTGTTGAAATTCCATTTAGATTTCTCTCAACTGGTTTTCTCCTTGTATTAATATCCTTATAATACACTGAAAACCGTGTGTTGTGAAAGCTGTAAAATTTGCATATATTAATATCACTTCTCTCCTGcgttatttgttttgttttgttgcttttttttcttttacagtagGGTAATTATACACCCCTCTTAGCTCTGTTTActcctggatgaataaataCTCATGGAGGAAGTACTGAATAATAGATGGGATACAGCTTTCACCACGCAGAGGGAAATGTAAACAATCAGCTGCCAATTAGTATAAGACACCTCAGTAGATGTAAAACAATATATGGATTAATAAGTGAGTCTTATTTGGCCTTCCATGCaccatgtttttcattttcatttcattttgctcAATTACATGGAAAAAGGACCAACATTTCCAATTCTGGTGACAAATTTTCCAAGATATTTCTTAcaattatgtgtaatttttatttttatatatatatatatgtatataaggTTGTGCATCTTACCGGCCGGGGCTGGGGGTTGTTCCTGCGGTGGGCAGATGTTGGCCGAAGTTCTGCTCGTTTCGCTCTGCCAGGAGAGCTGAAATGCTCTTTGTACATAGTCATATAGACCTGGGGAGCCATCCTCATTTACTGCCTTACTTATTTTCTACTGCTTACCTCCAGTGTGCCTGAAAGTGATGAAGCATCCTTCTCCTCCCCATCACCTAGTAGCTCCACCCCTTTCCCTATATCTGTGTGCCtcctgtttttagttgttttttttagtttttgaaaaattactTGATATATGTGAGGTTTATTGGTACTGTTTTGTGTGTGCCACATGTTTTGATGCCATTCATGAATAATTATGTGCTTCATGTATCTCAACATGGTACATGTCTTGCATCAATAGCTATAAATCCTGTATGGATCCTTAAGAGCTACCAGATAGataaaatgctttttgtttaaCCTGTAGCTGTCATGATGAATCTACTCTGCTGGAAGCCAAGGCAGGTTAAGAGCTTCCTTGCTGAAGCAGAACAACTCTTTGTGCTACCTGAGCACTCGGCCACTAATCCTCCTAAGCTCCGAGccccctgcagagacacacataCCTGGGGTCACTGTCCATGACCTATTTCCCTCCCAGGGGCCCTCACAAACAAGCGCAAGCACTGATCTCAAACACTGAGGCTCAgctcctggttgtttggctgcCTCGTAGTTAAAACCGACAGTTTTAACAGATCTGCAGAACTGGAACAAACCAGCAGAGGAACAGGACTTCTAAGAATCTCCCACCACCATCCAGCGTCACCTCTGCTCACTGTCAGCATGCCACATAAgcattaaaaattcaccaaGCGCCGTAGGGTGCCTTTGTGTCTCCAGCGTTCTCACTGAGTTATCTGTGACAGGAACTGGCTGTTCATCCACTGCAGTGGTTGGGCCTCATTTGACAGCTATGTTAAGCCCAGTCAAATCCATGTCAACAAATGTAGAGCAGAGGACATGGCAAGCCATAGTCATGATGTGGCAGGAATGTCCTTCACGAACGCTCAAATCAGATCCAAGCAGTGCTTTGTGTTCCCAGCTTTGATACAAACaccttctttatttattttgtgtacaAACAACTTCGAAGTCTAGTCATAAAAGTAATTTTGCACAGTTTGACAGCATTCTGTATAATGAAAGGTAcaaacatctttaaaataatatgcATTTCAAAGCAAATGTACACTTTTGAGGTTATGCATATGATCATTCTGAGAAGATTCATGTCACATTGCTTTCATGTTCTTCACACAGCCAGTGAAGCAAACATCCATTTGCTCAGAGCACACTTCAAAGTCCTTGTCATAGACTCAGTATTCATAGTCTCAGAGTATTTACTGCTGCTTGGATTTCACTGCTGCTTTCAGTTTTGTGTAGAGAAAACCAAAATTCTGTAAAAGagaaagaagcacaaaacaaacTTGATGTATTAGTTTTTTTCCTACCCATCAGTGCTTTGAAAATACATGAATATGGATAGGAATATGAATGTAGAAGTAATGGACTATATAAAAGAGCACATTAACAAACCTGGATTCCATAGTAAACAATCCCCAAATAAGCAGCAATGCAGCCACCCAGGAACAGGTCAAAGGCAGCAGGTTTCactctgaaagaaaagctgtgtCAGTCTCCAAATGTCTTATTGAATGTAACACATGCATAGAATGAATAGGAAGACACATAGTTACCTGTACATCACTACTGGTTGGTTCATTTGATCAAAAAAAGTAATATCTGGGTCCCTGCAGGAAGAAATGTCATCGTTATTGTTGCATTTGTGCCTTTTAGTGCAGCTGACAGCGTGACAGTGTTTTCTACTTGAACTACCACTATGTGCGACACCTCTTGTCCTGTCGGAAGGTGTGTCTGTAAACTTGCTGCAGGTAACGTTTGAATTCGTGCTCCAGTGAATTGACCAGCAGGATGTGACTGGGCTCTTTATCCAGCAGCTGTGTGGCTCGAGGGATGGATGTCAAGAAAGACAGCAAACTAGAAATGCGACTGTCCTGAAAGTCCTGCATTAAAGACATATAGATGTGAGAAAAAGCCTATAAATCATTACATAAAAATCTATTTCACTGTATGTTAAGAACTCTCAATTTTTAGCTATGAAAGGTTCAGTTTGggttttcctttttcatttaaGAATagtacattaaataaatcaagctGTTACAGaaaactttttacattttaaatcccaaacatgtttaaataaaaagcattgttAAACGCCCAGATTTTTAAGTGAATCCATTGAATAAACTGTGGTCACTATGCAGACTGGAGGCACTGAAGATGAATGCTGTGTAATGTCTATAAAATAACACCAGAGGTCAGCACTTGGCTTTGCATATTAACCAAAATAACCCTGAACCTACCAGCTGGCCCTTGAAAACCTGCACATCCTTTGGTGAACCCTTGAGGAAAAGAACACGGAgtaattaacaataaaaacagatcaGCTGAGGAATACAGTTTCCGTCTTCTTGTATATACAATatattgtgttttcatgcattCACCTTGTCAGACAGATTGTACATGTACCACGCCAGTGCTTCTGCTATGATGATTCCATTACGTTTAAGTTTTCTGAAATCCACTTGTGACCTTTGAGGTGATATTCAAATAGGCAAATTATATTTTCTATGTGTTGTACAAATAAACTTTCAAGTAGCTGAACTATTTTATTCTAACAGTCACAACCAGAGCTTAGAGCTTACATTGTGTCCAGTATAGAGCCACGGAGCTCAGATTTGGGATCTTCCAGATGAGACAGAGTGAAGCCCAGGATCCTTCGTAGGCTGTAGCGCTCATGCTCCCAGGCTACTGTCGACTCCACGAGATTGATCTTCTTATGAACCAGTCCCACCTTCACCCAGGGAAATCTGGAGGAAAccacctgcaggacaaacaaaaaatgtaagtgTGGGAGGCCCTTAAGACTGACAAGACTTGTGCATAATGCATAAGCAGAAACAGTGAAGCTGCTGACCTCCTCCAGATGCTGAATGAAAGAGTGCATGGGAGTGTCAGGCTTAGGAGGGCGAGACACATGCATGTACAGTTCATCCCCGTTGGCTAGTGTGTCCAAACACAGAACGAATGCCACATTGTCATGGAGCAGGCTGGACTCTGGAGAGAAAATGATTGGCTCAAACAAAACTGGACAATTCATGTTTAGAGTCACATTCCACATGTTGGAGGGGTTGCAAAGCCACAAACTCACCAGCGTGGTCTAGATTCTCTTCGATCCACCTCTTTGTGCCCTGGAAGTTATATTTTCCTCCTCCGGTCAAAGAGAACATTAAATGATATCTAAAACAAAAaggacaggttttttttttttattcattactgacattttatttaaatattttcaccaGGACAAAGACATAAAAGCCATCATGCTTCTCTGTGGTACAATATCTACACATTCTgtgaattatgaatattttgtacttttaataGCCCTGTCCAATAcctatttttctacatatgcTAAAATATGTGatatgtctgtatttttactgcttaCAGGCAATCTGTGCGATATTTATACTTCACTCAGTATTTCTCTACATAAAATAACCTGCATACTAccactgatatgtgcaataCTACTATTTGTAGAACTAGCActtgtgtatattttgtttttttgtttgtttgttaatgtttttgtttgttagtgtgttaattccagatcacatgacctgctccacatgatgtcatttcctcctgaagaaaagactggcaagattcaaggcttttttaattttttaatataaagcagtgtgtgagtcaagtgtggatttctCACatatcaacaggtttactacaatatctttataaataactttcaatttcattttttttcaattgtatatatatatatatatatatatatatatatatatatattattttcgaagaatctttaaaaaatgccatgtggtgtttgtttataggcagccatgttgaatttaggcctgaaaacagcaaaaatgtcaactatgatgcCTGTCAAGTAtattacaaaaagtcctgcaattatatattgactctgGGATCAATAAAAGCTAATTGTACTTATGTGAGTATCTCAAAGTATGTTTAGGTTTTCATGCAGGTTTTAGGTGTTATTTTCTCATCAGTACCACCCATAATAAAAATGTAGGTGTTTTATACAACCAGATATTGACCAAAGCGCACATGCCTTGTTAAAATGAACTAGAACTCACTGAGGTCTGGTGCTGGAGCTGCTATAAAGCTTCTGGAAGAGACGTGCCAACTCCAGCAGGATGGTGACTCCACTGCCATTAGAATCTGCTCCATACGACAACCACTGTgcggcacacaaacacatctgtaTATGAGCTCACTATTATACTCAATGTTGACATTTAAGAAGTAAACAGATGAATCAAGCAGTTTACCAGGTTAGAGATTTGAATATCATTACCTGCACTTCTAAATGAGGTGCTTTAGCATCTAACTCACCGGAGCCAGCCCGTAGGAGTCGTAGTGGGCTGTGATGACGATAGTGGGTATGTCTTCGCCTGCTCCAGGAAGTACTCCCTGAAATCACCAGTCACATAATAGGTACCAATAACTAGGGAAGTGAAAAATATCTGACTgaaatttgcagaattttttgtcaaGGCTCTACACTCACC encodes the following:
- the LOC118471297 gene encoding uncharacterized protein LOC118471297; this encodes MRMAPQVYMTMYKEHFSSPGRAKRAELRPTSAHRRNNPQPRPDFLFPRSPPFIYRSSRTQPHPLPPVDIGRPLFPPVRHLSFHSPVTTCPDSSVNTGNSGKPQHIPHVNLSAGQALPSSDRLRKLQLTEPPSATDLQLHTALKNPERRMGYQRTVHPVSAQQLRQHAGAQLRTRPQTSLPHAAAHNFAQTRYKRCCSNSTLDYSGCYSCFHVVKPHQAGHYIIHPEFVSECLY
- the zgc:109965 gene encoding nicalin-1-like; the protein is MLLSVAVAVLLLCVQCLHGSALPAVSSYEFTAYRMQQYNMAQQKHGCRGAIVVAEARSADEPSLTRRCVIMKVSDFTTERYFEAQRQNAAAVLILLPKNISGISHDTLQSFMVSESEALQKETLMPVYVAPEDEQLLYMYEEVKQAAATRTSSIFVRVVRSMVTATAFQIFVSNNVAIKAVTDNSIVTLEGVLPGAGEDIPTIVITAHYDSYGLAPWLSYGADSNGSGVTILLELARLFQKLYSSSSTRPQYHLMFSLTGGGKYNFQGTKRWIEENLDHAESSLLHDNVAFVLCLDTLANGDELYMHVSRPPKPDTPMHSFIQHLEEVVSSRFPWVKVGLVHKKINLVESTVAWEHERYSLRRILGFTLSHLEDPKSELRGSILDTMSQVDFRKLKRNGIIIAEALAWYMYNLSDKGSPKDVQVFKGQLDFQDSRISSLLSFLTSIPRATQLLDKEPSHILLVNSLEHEFKRYLQQVYRHTFRQDKRDPDITFFDQMNQPVVMYRVKPAAFDLFLGGCIAAYLGIVYYGIQNFGFLYTKLKAAVKSKQQ